One window of Kosakonia cowanii JCM 10956 = DSM 18146 genomic DNA carries:
- the pssA gene encoding CDP-diacylglycerol--serine O-phosphatidyltransferase, with the protein MLSKFKRNKHQQHLAQLPKLSQSVDEVEFFYSPADFRETLLARIASATRQIYIIALYLEQDDGGKGVMNALYEAKRQRPELDVRVLVDWHRAQRGRIGAAASNTNADWYCRLAQENPGVDVPVYGVPVNTREALGVLHFKGFIIDDAVLYSGASLNDVYLHQHDKYRYDRYQLIRNPQMAEVMRGWLESNLIHGRGVNRLDDPARPKSPEIKNDIRQFRQALRDASFHFEGNASNDELAVTPLVGLGKSSLLNKTIFHLMPCAEQKLTICTPYFNLPAVLVRNIIQLLRDGKKVEIIVGDKTANDFFIPEDEPFKIIGALPYLYEINLRRFLSRLQYYVNTDQLVVRLWKDGDNSYHLKGMWVDDEWMLLTGNNLNPRAWRLDLENAVLIHDPKQQLAAQRDKELELIRTHTTVVNHYRDLQSIAEYPVKVRKLIRRLRRIRIDKLISRIL; encoded by the coding sequence ATGTTGTCAAAATTTAAGCGTAATAAACATCAACAACACCTTGCCCAACTCCCCAAGCTTTCTCAGTCAGTTGATGAGGTAGAGTTCTTCTACTCACCGGCCGATTTCAGGGAGACGTTGCTTGCCCGGATAGCGAGCGCGACGCGCCAAATCTATATCATCGCTCTGTATCTGGAACAGGACGATGGCGGCAAAGGCGTGATGAACGCGCTGTATGAAGCAAAACGTCAGCGTCCGGAGCTGGACGTGCGCGTACTGGTTGACTGGCATCGCGCCCAGCGTGGCCGCATTGGTGCGGCGGCGTCGAACACTAACGCTGACTGGTACTGCCGTTTAGCGCAGGAGAATCCAGGCGTTGATGTTCCTGTTTATGGCGTGCCGGTCAATACGCGCGAAGCTCTCGGCGTTCTCCATTTCAAAGGCTTTATTATCGATGACGCGGTGCTTTACAGCGGCGCGAGCCTCAATGATGTTTACCTCCATCAGCATGATAAATACCGCTATGACCGCTATCAGCTGATCCGCAATCCGCAGATGGCGGAAGTGATGCGCGGCTGGCTGGAGTCAAACCTGATTCACGGGCGCGGTGTTAATCGTCTTGACGATCCAGCGCGGCCAAAAAGCCCGGAAATTAAAAATGATATTCGCCAGTTCCGCCAGGCGTTGCGCGATGCCTCGTTCCATTTTGAGGGCAACGCCAGTAATGACGAGCTGGCGGTTACGCCGCTGGTTGGCCTCGGAAAATCGAGCCTGCTGAATAAAACCATCTTTCATCTGATGCCGTGTGCGGAACAGAAACTGACTATCTGTACTCCGTACTTCAACCTGCCAGCAGTGCTGGTTCGCAACATTATTCAGCTGCTGCGCGATGGGAAAAAGGTGGAGATTATCGTTGGCGATAAAACGGCGAATGACTTTTTTATCCCGGAAGATGAGCCGTTCAAAATCATCGGCGCGCTGCCCTATCTTTATGAGATTAACCTGCGCCGCTTCCTGAGCCGCCTGCAGTACTACGTTAATACCGACCAGCTTGTGGTTCGCCTGTGGAAAGATGGCGATAACAGTTATCACCTGAAAGGGATGTGGGTCGACGATGAGTGGATGCTGCTGACGGGTAATAATCTTAACCCGCGCGCCTGGCGTCTGGATCTGGAAAACGCGGTGTTGATCCACGATCCGAAACAGCAGCTGGCGGCGCAGCGCGATAAAGAGCTGGAACTTATCCGCACCCATACGACAGTGGTGAACCACTATCGCGATCTGCAAAGCATCGCCGAGTACCCGGTAAAAGTGCGTAAGCTTATTCGTCGCTTGCGCCGTATTCGTATCGATAAACTGATCAGCCGGATCCTCTAA
- a CDS encoding YfiM family lipoprotein, which produces MNKAYLLSTLLLTGCSHMANDSWSGQDKAQHFLASAMLSAAGNEYAQHQDISRDRSALIGVMFSVSLGASKELWDSRPAGSGWSWKDFAWDVAGATTGYAVWQLAEH; this is translated from the coding sequence ATGAACAAAGCTTATCTGTTAAGCACCCTCTTATTAACCGGCTGTAGCCACATGGCGAACGATAGCTGGAGCGGCCAGGATAAAGCGCAGCACTTTCTGGCCTCGGCCATGCTCTCTGCCGCAGGCAATGAGTATGCGCAGCATCAGGATATCAGCCGCGATCGCAGCGCCCTTATCGGTGTGATGTTTTCAGTAAGTCTTGGTGCGTCGAAGGAGTTGTGGGACAGCCGCCCGGCGGGGAGCGGCTGGAGCTGGAAAGATTTCGCATGGGATGTCGCCGGTGCCACAACGGGCTATGCCGTGTGGCAGCTGGCTGAACATTAA
- a CDS encoding MFS transporter, producing MAENSMKNSESLTSSDTRRRVWAIVGASSGNLVEWFDFYVYSFCSLYFAHIFFPQGNPTTQLLQTAGVFAAGFLMRPIGGWLFGRIADRHGRKRSMLISVCMMCLGSLVIACLPGYETIGTLAPALLLLARLFQGLSVGGEYGTSATYMSEVAVEGRKGFYASFQYVTLIGGQLLALLVVVILQQVMEDSELRAWGWRIPFALGAALAIVALWLRRQLDETSQQEVRSLKEAGSMKGLWRNRKAFLMVLGFTAGGSLTFYTFTTYMQKYLVNTAGMHANVASIIMTAALFLFMVIQPVIGALSDRIGRRTSMLLFGGLATVCTVPILTALHSVTSPYAAFALVMLALVIASFYTSISGILKAEMFPAQVRALGVGLSYAVANAVFGGSAEYVALSLKSIGFETAFFWYVTAMGAVAFLVSLTLHRKGKGIRL from the coding sequence ATGGCTGAAAACAGCATGAAAAATAGTGAATCTCTCACCAGCAGCGATACGCGTCGCCGGGTATGGGCCATCGTTGGCGCCTCATCGGGTAACCTGGTAGAGTGGTTCGATTTTTACGTCTACTCTTTTTGCTCCCTCTATTTCGCGCACATCTTTTTCCCGCAAGGTAACCCTACTACTCAACTGCTTCAGACTGCCGGTGTTTTTGCCGCAGGTTTCCTGATGCGCCCCATCGGCGGGTGGTTATTTGGTCGTATTGCCGATCGTCATGGGCGTAAAAGATCGATGCTGATCTCGGTCTGCATGATGTGTTTAGGCTCGTTAGTGATCGCGTGCTTACCGGGGTATGAAACCATCGGTACTTTGGCTCCGGCATTACTGCTATTGGCACGTCTCTTCCAGGGGCTGTCGGTCGGCGGGGAGTATGGTACAAGTGCGACCTATATGAGCGAAGTGGCAGTTGAGGGACGCAAAGGGTTTTATGCCTCATTCCAGTATGTCACCCTGATCGGCGGACAACTGCTGGCATTGCTGGTTGTTGTGATCCTGCAGCAAGTGATGGAAGACTCAGAACTCAGGGCCTGGGGATGGCGTATACCTTTCGCGCTGGGCGCAGCGCTGGCCATTGTCGCGCTCTGGTTACGTCGCCAACTGGATGAAACCTCCCAGCAGGAAGTGCGATCCCTGAAAGAAGCTGGCTCTATGAAAGGGCTGTGGCGCAACCGCAAAGCATTTTTGATGGTGCTTGGCTTTACCGCCGGCGGCTCGCTCACCTTCTACACCTTTACCACCTATATGCAGAAATACCTGGTCAATACTGCCGGTATGCATGCGAATGTTGCCAGTATCATCATGACCGCGGCGCTATTCCTCTTTATGGTGATCCAGCCGGTTATCGGTGCGTTATCCGACCGCATCGGGCGGCGCACCTCCATGCTGCTGTTTGGTGGGCTGGCGACCGTTTGTACGGTGCCAATCCTCACGGCGTTGCACAGCGTAACTTCACCCTATGCTGCTTTCGCACTCGTCATGCTGGCGCTGGTAATCGCCAGTTTCTACACCTCAATCAGCGGGATATTAAAAGCGGAGATGTTCCCGGCGCAGGTGCGTGCCCTGGGCGTTGGCTTATCTTACGCTGTGGCGAATGCAGTGTTTGGCGGATCGGCTGAATACGTGGCGCTGTCATTAAAATCAATCGGTTTCGAAACGGCTTTCTTCTGGTACGTCACCGCAATGGGCGCAGTGGCATTTCTGGTATCGCTGACGCTGCACCGCAAAGGGAAGGGCATACGCCTTTAA
- the purH gene encoding bifunctional phosphoribosylaminoimidazolecarboxamide formyltransferase/IMP cyclohydrolase has product MQQRRPVRRALLSVSDKAGIVEFAQALSQRGVELLSTGGTARLLADKGLPVTEVSDYTGFPEMMDGRVKTLHPKVHGGILGRRGQDDDIMAQHAIAPIDMVVVNLYPFAQTVAREGCSLEDAVENIDIGGPTMVRSAAKNHKDVAIVVKSSDYTTIINEMDANDGSLTLETRFDLAIKAFEHTAAYDSMIANYFGSLVPAYHGESKEPAGRFPRTLNLNFIKKQDMRYGENSHQHAAFYIEEEIKEASVATAQQLQGKALSYNNIADTDAALECVKEFDEPACVIVKHANPCGVSVGGSILEAYDRAYKTDPTSAFGGIIAFNRELDAETAQAIISRQFVEVIIAPSATKEALSITAAKQNVRVLVCGQWTARVPGLDFKRVNGGLLVQDRDLGMVTANELRVVSKRQPTEQELRDALFCWKVAKFVKSNAIVYAKENMTIGIGAGQMSRVYSAKIAGIKAADEGLEVKGSAMASDAFFPFRDGIDAAAAVGVSCVIQPGGSIRDDEVIAAADEHGIAMIFTDMRHFRH; this is encoded by the coding sequence ATGCAACAACGTCGTCCAGTCCGCCGCGCCCTGCTCAGTGTTTCTGATAAGGCCGGTATCGTCGAATTCGCCCAGGCGCTCTCCCAGCGTGGCGTCGAACTGCTCTCTACCGGCGGAACCGCTCGCCTGCTGGCAGATAAAGGCCTGCCGGTGACCGAAGTCTCCGACTACACCGGTTTCCCGGAAATGATGGATGGACGCGTAAAAACCCTGCACCCGAAAGTGCACGGCGGCATTCTCGGCCGTCGCGGCCAGGATGATGACATCATGGCGCAGCACGCCATCGCCCCAATCGACATGGTGGTGGTTAACCTCTACCCCTTCGCCCAGACCGTTGCCCGTGAAGGGTGCTCGCTGGAAGACGCCGTTGAGAATATCGATATCGGCGGCCCAACCATGGTGCGCTCCGCCGCAAAGAACCATAAAGATGTCGCCATCGTGGTTAAGAGCAGCGACTACACCACTATCATTAATGAAATGGATGCCAACGACGGCTCGCTGACGCTGGAAACCCGTTTCGACCTCGCGATCAAAGCCTTTGAGCACACCGCCGCTTACGACAGCATGATCGCCAACTACTTCGGCAGCCTGGTGCCCGCCTATCATGGCGAGAGCAAAGAGCCAGCCGGCCGCTTCCCGCGCACGTTAAACCTCAACTTCATCAAGAAGCAGGATATGCGCTACGGTGAAAACAGCCACCAGCATGCTGCCTTCTATATAGAAGAAGAGATCAAAGAGGCTTCCGTTGCCACCGCGCAGCAGCTGCAGGGCAAAGCGCTCTCCTATAACAACATCGCCGACACCGACGCGGCGCTGGAGTGCGTGAAAGAGTTTGATGAACCCGCCTGCGTGATTGTGAAACACGCCAACCCGTGCGGTGTCTCAGTCGGTGGCTCGATTCTCGAAGCTTACGATCGCGCTTATAAAACCGACCCGACCTCAGCGTTCGGCGGCATTATCGCTTTCAACCGCGAACTGGATGCTGAAACGGCGCAGGCCATTATCTCCCGCCAGTTTGTGGAAGTGATTATCGCCCCTTCTGCCACTAAGGAAGCGCTGAGCATTACCGCCGCCAAACAGAACGTCCGCGTACTGGTCTGCGGCCAGTGGACAGCGCGCGTACCGGGCCTCGATTTCAAACGCGTCAATGGCGGCCTGCTGGTTCAGGATCGCGACCTGGGCATGGTAACCGCCAATGAGCTGCGCGTGGTCAGCAAGCGCCAGCCGACCGAGCAGGAGCTGCGCGATGCGCTGTTCTGCTGGAAGGTAGCGAAGTTCGTTAAATCCAACGCCATCGTCTATGCCAAAGAGAACATGACTATTGGCATTGGCGCAGGCCAGATGAGCCGTGTCTACTCTGCGAAGATCGCTGGTATCAAAGCCGCTGACGAAGGGCTGGAAGTGAAAGGTTCCGCAATGGCCTCTGACGCCTTCTTCCCGTTCCGTGATGGTATTGATGCCGCTGCCGCTGTCGGCGTGAGCTGCGTTATCCAGCCGGGCGGATCTATCCGCGATGACGAAGTGATTGCCGCCGCCGACGAGCACGGCATCGCGATGATCTTCACCGACATGCGTCACTTCCGCCATTAA
- the purD gene encoding phosphoribosylamine--glycine ligase, with amino-acid sequence MKVLVIGNGGREHALAWKAAQSKRVETVFVAPGNAGTALEPTLQNVAISATDIPALVNFAQSEKIDLTIVGPEAPLVIGVVDAFRAQGLKIFGPTQGAAQLEGSKAFTKDFLARHNIPTAEYQNFTEVEPALAYLRKKGAPIVIKADGLAAGKGVIVAMTLEEAEAAVNDMLAGNAFGDAGHRIVIEEFLDGEEASFIVMVDGEHVLPMATSQDHKRVGDGDTGPNTGGMGAYSPAPVVTDEVHQRAMDQVIWPTVRGMAAEGNTYTGFLYAGLMIDKQGNPKVIEFNCRFGDPETQPIMLRLQSDLVELCLAACDGKLDEKVSKWDARASLGVVMAAGGYPGNYRNGEQIHGLPLEEVADGKVFHAGTTLADDDRVLTNGGRVLCVTALGDTVAEAQQRAYALMTDIHWDGSFSRSDIGYRAIAREQGSK; translated from the coding sequence ATGAAAGTATTAGTGATTGGTAACGGCGGGCGCGAACACGCGCTGGCCTGGAAAGCGGCCCAGTCGAAACGGGTTGAAACTGTCTTTGTCGCACCGGGTAACGCAGGCACAGCGCTGGAGCCGACGCTGCAAAACGTGGCGATTAGCGCGACGGATATTCCGGCGCTGGTTAATTTCGCCCAGAGCGAGAAGATCGATCTGACCATCGTTGGCCCGGAAGCGCCGCTGGTGATTGGCGTGGTTGATGCCTTTCGCGCGCAGGGGCTGAAAATTTTTGGCCCGACGCAGGGCGCGGCACAGCTGGAGGGCTCCAAAGCCTTCACCAAAGATTTCCTCGCCCGCCACAATATTCCGACGGCGGAGTACCAGAACTTTACCGAGGTAGAGCCAGCGCTGGCTTACCTGCGCAAGAAAGGCGCGCCGATCGTCATTAAAGCGGACGGTCTGGCAGCAGGTAAAGGGGTGATTGTCGCCATGACGCTGGAAGAGGCGGAAGCGGCAGTCAACGATATGCTGGCCGGTAACGCCTTTGGCGATGCGGGCCACCGCATTGTGATTGAGGAGTTTCTCGACGGCGAAGAGGCGAGCTTTATTGTGATGGTCGACGGCGAGCATGTGCTGCCAATGGCGACCAGCCAGGATCACAAACGCGTCGGCGACGGCGATACCGGCCCGAATACCGGCGGTATGGGCGCGTACTCCCCGGCGCCGGTGGTGACCGATGAAGTGCACCAGCGGGCAATGGATCAGGTCATCTGGCCCACCGTGCGCGGCATGGCGGCAGAAGGGAATACCTACACCGGTTTCCTTTATGCCGGGCTGATGATCGATAAGCAGGGCAACCCAAAGGTGATCGAGTTCAACTGCCGCTTTGGCGACCCGGAGACGCAGCCGATTATGCTGCGCCTGCAATCAGACCTGGTAGAACTCTGCCTGGCAGCCTGTGACGGCAAGCTGGATGAGAAAGTCTCGAAATGGGATGCGCGCGCATCGCTTGGTGTGGTGATGGCTGCCGGAGGCTATCCGGGTAACTATCGCAATGGCGAGCAGATCCACGGCCTGCCGTTGGAAGAGGTTGCGGACGGGAAAGTGTTCCACGCCGGTACCACGCTTGCTGACGACGATCGGGTGCTGACCAACGGCGGACGTGTGCTGTGCGTGACCGCGCTCGGTGACACCGTTGCCGAAGCGCAGCAGCGCGCTTATGCGCTGATGACCGATATCCACTGGGATGGCAGCTTTAGCCGCAGCGATATTGGTTACCGCGCGATTGCCCGCGAACAGGGCAGCAAGTAA
- a CDS encoding DUF1481 domain-containing protein translates to MNSFVEGAVTPLLSYWRRPLLLVGALLLAACSHDSSLPPFTASGFAGDQGAIRIWRKDSGGETHLLSAFSPWHRGNTSLAEYRWQGDALTLIELNIYANPPEHIRVRFDDRGELSFMQREVNGQKQQLSSDQIALYRYRAEQIRQTSDALRQGRVVLRQGRWQANNTVQTCEGQTVKPELDTWALNHIAQRQSRSSLAVSVAWLEAPEGAQLLLVANEDFCHWQPTEKNF, encoded by the coding sequence GTGAACAGTTTTGTCGAAGGGGCGGTAACGCCCCTTTTGTCATACTGGCGTCGCCCGCTTTTGCTGGTCGGCGCACTGCTGCTTGCCGCCTGTAGCCACGATTCGTCATTGCCGCCCTTTACCGCCAGCGGTTTCGCCGGCGATCAGGGCGCAATACGCATCTGGCGTAAAGATTCAGGCGGTGAGACCCACCTGCTCTCCGCATTTAGCCCGTGGCACCGCGGGAACACCTCTTTAGCTGAGTATCGCTGGCAAGGCGATGCGCTAACCCTTATTGAACTCAATATCTACGCCAACCCGCCTGAACATATTCGCGTGCGTTTTGACGATCGCGGTGAGTTGAGCTTTATGCAGCGTGAAGTGAACGGCCAGAAGCAGCAGCTCTCCAGCGACCAGATTGCGCTTTATCGCTACCGCGCCGAACAGATCCGCCAGACCAGCGATGCGCTGCGTCAGGGACGTGTTGTATTGCGTCAGGGGCGATGGCAGGCAAATAACACGGTGCAGACCTGTGAAGGACAGACCGTGAAGCCAGAGCTTGATACGTGGGCGTTAAACCATATTGCGCAGCGCCAGAGCCGTTCGTCGCTGGCGGTGAGCGTGGCGTGGCTGGAAGCGCCGGAAGGGGCACAGCTGTTGCTGGTGGCGAATGAGGATTTCTGTCACTGGCAGCCGACGGAGAAGAACTTTTAG
- the hupA gene encoding nucleoid-associated protein HU-alpha: MNKTQLIDVIADKADLSKAQAKAALESTLAAITESLKEGDAVQLVGFGTFKVNHRAERTGRNPQTGKEIKIAAANVPAFVSGKALKDAVK, encoded by the coding sequence ATGAACAAGACTCAACTGATTGATGTAATTGCAGACAAGGCTGATCTGTCTAAAGCGCAAGCGAAAGCTGCACTGGAATCCACCCTGGCTGCCATTACTGAGTCTCTGAAAGAAGGCGATGCGGTACAACTGGTTGGTTTCGGCACTTTCAAAGTGAACCACCGCGCTGAGCGTACTGGCCGCAACCCGCAGACCGGTAAAGAAATCAAAATCGCCGCAGCTAACGTGCCGGCATTTGTTTCTGGCAAAGCACTGAAAGACGCTGTTAAGTAA
- a CDS encoding YjaG family protein encodes MLQNPIHLRLEKQESWQHVVFMACLCERMYPNYALFCRQTGFGDAQLYRRILDLVWETETVKDAKVNFDSQLEKLEEGIPAAEDYDLYGVYPAIDACVALSELIHSRLSGETLEHAIEVSKTSITTVAMLEMTQQGREMTDEELGLNPAVEQEWDIQWEIFRLLAACEERDIDLIKGLRADLREAGESNIGINLQQ; translated from the coding sequence ATGTTACAAAACCCGATTCATCTGCGACTGGAAAAGCAGGAAAGCTGGCAGCACGTTGTTTTCATGGCCTGTCTGTGCGAGCGCATGTACCCCAACTATGCGCTGTTCTGCCGCCAGACCGGCTTTGGCGATGCGCAGCTCTATCGCCGTATCCTTGACCTGGTGTGGGAAACAGAGACCGTCAAAGATGCGAAGGTCAATTTCGACAGCCAGCTTGAGAAGCTGGAAGAGGGGATCCCCGCCGCAGAGGATTACGATCTCTACGGTGTCTACCCGGCGATTGACGCCTGTGTGGCGCTGAGCGAGTTGATTCATTCGCGTCTGAGCGGTGAAACGCTGGAACACGCCATTGAAGTCAGCAAGACCTCAATCACCACCGTGGCGATGCTGGAAATGACGCAGCAGGGCCGCGAAATGACCGATGAAGAGCTGGGTCTTAACCCCGCTGTAGAGCAGGAATGGGATATCCAGTGGGAGATTTTCCGCCTTTTGGCCGCCTGCGAAGAGCGCGATATTGACCTGATCAAAGGCTTGCGCGCAGACCTGCGCGAGGCTGGCGAGAGTAATATCGGTATAAATTTGCAGCAATGA
- the nfi gene encoding deoxyribonuclease V (cleaves DNA at apurinic or apyrimidinic sites), with protein sequence MDLASLRAQQLELASSVIREDRLDKDPPTLIGGADVGFEQGGEVTRAAMVLLTWPSLELVEYQVARIATTMPYIPGFLSFREYPALLAAWEMLSQKPDLLFVDGHGISHPRRLGVASHFGLLVDVPTIGVAKKRLCGKFEPLADEPGALSPLMDKGEQLAWVWRSKARCNPLFVATGHRVSQDTALAWVQRCMKGYRLPEPTRWADAVASGRPAFARWQAIQRDIG encoded by the coding sequence ATGGATCTCGCGTCGCTACGCGCACAACAACTTGAACTGGCCTCTTCCGTGATCCGCGAGGATCGTCTTGATAAAGATCCGCCGACGTTGATCGGCGGGGCGGATGTCGGTTTCGAGCAGGGTGGCGAAGTGACGCGGGCGGCAATGGTGCTGCTCACCTGGCCTTCGCTGGAACTGGTTGAGTATCAGGTGGCGCGTATCGCCACCACCATGCCCTATATTCCCGGCTTCCTCTCATTTCGTGAGTATCCCGCGCTGCTGGCGGCGTGGGAGATGTTGTCGCAAAAACCCGATTTACTCTTTGTCGACGGGCATGGGATCTCCCATCCGCGCCGTCTTGGCGTTGCCAGCCATTTTGGCCTGCTGGTGGATGTGCCGACCATCGGCGTGGCGAAAAAACGGCTGTGCGGGAAGTTCGAACCGCTGGCCGATGAGCCCGGTGCGCTATCGCCGCTGATGGATAAAGGCGAACAGCTGGCGTGGGTATGGCGCAGCAAAGCGCGCTGTAATCCGCTCTTCGTCGCTACCGGTCATCGCGTCAGCCAGGATACTGCGCTGGCGTGGGTGCAGCGCTGCATGAAGGGCTACCGCTTGCCGGAGCCAACGCGCTGGGCAGACGCCGTGGCATCGGGTCGCCCCGCCTTTGCGCGATGGCAGGCAATTCAGCGCGATATCGGGTAA
- the hemE gene encoding uroporphyrinogen decarboxylase yields the protein MTELKNDRYLRALQRQPVDMTPVWMMRQAGRYLPEYKATRAQAGDFMSLCRNAELACEVTMQPLRRYKLDAAILFSDILTVPDAMGLGLYFEAGEGPRFSHPITCKADVDKLPVPDPEDELGYVMNAVRTIRRELKGEVPLIGFSGSPWTLATYMIEGGSSKAFTKIKKMMYAEPLVLHALLDKLAQSVTSYLNAQIRAGAQSVMIFDTWGGVLTGRDYQQFSLYYMHKIVDGLLRENEGRRVPVTLFTKGGGQWLEAMAATGCDALGLDWTTDIGDARRRVGDKVALQGNMDPSMLYAPPARIEEEVSTILSGFGKGEGHVFNLGHGIHQDVPPEHAGVFVEAVHRLSAPWHQ from the coding sequence ATGACCGAACTGAAAAACGATCGTTACCTGCGCGCGCTTCAGCGCCAGCCAGTAGATATGACGCCGGTATGGATGATGCGCCAGGCAGGCCGCTATTTGCCGGAATATAAGGCGACCCGTGCGCAAGCCGGCGACTTTATGTCGCTGTGCCGCAATGCGGAGCTGGCCTGTGAAGTGACGATGCAGCCCCTGCGCCGCTACAAGCTGGATGCGGCGATCCTCTTCTCTGACATCCTGACGGTGCCAGACGCGATGGGGCTGGGGCTCTATTTCGAAGCCGGTGAAGGACCGCGTTTTAGCCATCCCATCACCTGTAAAGCGGATGTGGACAAGCTGCCGGTGCCGGACCCGGAAGATGAGCTGGGTTACGTGATGAACGCCGTGCGCACTATCCGCCGTGAGCTGAAAGGCGAAGTGCCGCTGATTGGTTTCTCCGGCAGCCCGTGGACGCTGGCGACCTATATGATTGAAGGCGGCAGCAGCAAAGCGTTCACTAAAATCAAAAAGATGATGTACGCCGAGCCGCTGGTGCTGCATGCACTGCTGGATAAGCTGGCGCAGAGCGTCACCTCCTATCTCAACGCGCAGATCCGCGCTGGCGCACAGTCGGTAATGATTTTCGACACCTGGGGCGGCGTGCTGACCGGACGCGATTACCAGCAGTTCTCTCTCTACTACATGCATAAAATCGTCGATGGCCTGCTGCGTGAAAACGAAGGGCGTCGCGTGCCGGTGACCCTGTTTACCAAAGGCGGCGGCCAGTGGCTGGAAGCGATGGCGGCGACCGGCTGCGATGCGCTCGGCCTTGACTGGACCACCGATATTGGCGATGCGCGCCGTCGCGTTGGCGACAAAGTGGCGCTGCAGGGCAACATGGATCCCTCTATGCTTTATGCGCCGCCTGCACGCATTGAGGAAGAAGTGTCTACAATTCTCTCTGGCTTTGGCAAAGGCGAAGGCCATGTATTTAACCTCGGTCACGGCATCCATCAGGATGTCCCGCCGGAACATGCAGGAGTATTTGTCGAGGCGGTTCACCGTCTGTCGGCCCCCTGGCATCAATAA
- the nudC gene encoding NAD(+) diphosphatase → MVQTLEAHHRGWWIVSHEQKLWLPAGELPHGEAGNFDLVGQPAQIIGEWQGESVWLVRQQRSNEMGSVRLLIDQDTVLFQLAGRGVQLAEFYRSHQFCGYCGHTMHPSKTEWAMLCDQCRERYYPQIAPCIIVAIRRDDSLLLAQHTRHRNGVYTVLAGFVEVGETLEQAVAREVMEESGIKIKNLRYVTSQPWPFPQSLMTAFMAEYESGEIVIDTKELIDAGWYRYDDLPLLPPPGTVARRLIEDTVAMCRAESE, encoded by the coding sequence ATGGTACAAACTCTTGAAGCTCATCACCGTGGCTGGTGGATAGTCAGCCATGAACAAAAATTATGGTTGCCCGCTGGAGAATTACCACATGGAGAGGCAGGAAATTTCGATCTTGTGGGTCAACCCGCGCAAATTATCGGCGAATGGCAGGGAGAGAGCGTCTGGCTTGTTCGCCAGCAGCGCTCCAACGAGATGGGATCGGTACGTTTACTGATCGATCAGGATACCGTGCTGTTCCAGTTAGCCGGGCGCGGCGTGCAGCTGGCCGAGTTTTACCGATCGCATCAGTTTTGCGGCTACTGTGGGCACACCATGCACCCCAGCAAAACCGAGTGGGCGATGCTCTGCGACCAATGCCGGGAACGCTACTATCCACAAATTGCCCCCTGCATTATTGTCGCTATTCGCCGCGATGATAGCCTGCTACTTGCCCAGCATACGCGTCATCGTAATGGTGTGTATACCGTGCTGGCCGGATTTGTTGAGGTCGGCGAGACGCTGGAGCAGGCGGTAGCACGCGAGGTGATGGAGGAGAGCGGGATTAAAATCAAGAACCTGCGTTATGTCACCTCCCAGCCGTGGCCCTTCCCGCAATCATTAATGACTGCGTTTATGGCCGAGTACGAGAGCGGTGAGATCGTCATTGATACCAAAGAGCTGATCGATGCTGGCTGGTATCGCTATGACGACCTGCCGCTGCTCCCACCGCCGGGTACCGTCGCGCGCCGCCTGATCGAGGATACCGTGGCGATGTGTCGGGCAGAGAGCGAATAA
- a CDS encoding Rsd/AlgQ family anti-sigma factor produces the protein MLNQLESLTERLGGSNKLIDFWLNERKQLLISYYNLVGIKPGKGSYMQLNEKALDDFCHNLVEYLSAGHFTIYERIINEMEGASPLLAATQLYPQLEANTVEIMKHYDSSLEQSIDDDNCMEFQQALSDIGEALAARFTLEDQLITLAFDNHLSESANDETGMARPA, from the coding sequence ATGCTGAACCAGTTAGAAAGCCTGACAGAACGACTGGGGGGAAGTAACAAGCTTATCGATTTCTGGCTCAACGAACGTAAGCAGTTGCTTATCTCCTATTACAATCTGGTGGGAATCAAGCCGGGCAAAGGGTCGTACATGCAGCTTAACGAAAAAGCGCTGGATGATTTTTGCCATAACCTGGTTGAATACCTTTCCGCCGGTCATTTCACTATTTATGAACGCATCATCAATGAAATGGAAGGCGCCAGCCCACTTTTAGCGGCGACTCAGCTCTACCCGCAGCTCGAAGCCAATACCGTTGAAATCATGAAACATTATGATTCCAGCCTCGAACAGTCCATCGATGATGACAACTGCATGGAGTTCCAGCAGGCTCTCTCAGACATCGGTGAAGCGCTGGCGGCGCGTTTTACGCTGGAAGATCAGCTGATCACGCTGGCGTTTGATAACCACCTCAGCGAAAGCGCCAATGATGAAACCGGGATGGCGCGCCCGGCTTGA